The following are from one region of the Synechococcus sp. CBW1108 genome:
- a CDS encoding SH3 domain-containing protein, with product MASLPSLVSLRTLMLLGFALLGPACLPAGGAELRVPELRRRQRASETLTAAAAVALRCSPRRQAPVIAIAYSGEALRPLRRWCEAGGQSWLQVELAPGLAGALALGGSRRGWLIEAES from the coding sequence TTGGCAAGTCTCCCGTCGCTGGTCAGCCTGCGCACCCTGATGCTGCTGGGCTTTGCCCTGCTAGGCCCTGCCTGTTTGCCTGCCGGCGGCGCTGAACTGCGGGTGCCGGAGCTGCGGCGCCGTCAGCGTGCCAGTGAGACCCTAACCGCCGCAGCGGCAGTTGCCCTGCGCTGCTCACCCCGGCGCCAGGCGCCCGTGATCGCCATCGCCTACTCCGGCGAGGCCCTGCGCCCGCTGCGGCGCTGGTGTGAGGCCGGGGGGCAAAGCTGGCTCCAGGTGGAGCTGGCTCCTGGCCTGGCGGGGGCTTTGGCCCTCGGCGGCTCCCGTCGGGGCTGGTTGATTGAGGCCGAATCCTGA